CGGGGGTGCACTGGCAGGCGGCGGCCTCGGCGTCGGTGTGCTGGCGATCCTCGGCTATCTGTTTTTCGGCATCGATCCGTCGACCACGACACAGCTGGCCAGCCAGTTCGGCGGCGTCGGCAGCAGCGAGGCGGGGGTCGAGGGCACCCCCCAAGATCAGGCCGGTCAGTTCGTCGATGTGATCGGCGGCAACATCAACGACGTCTGGACGGCGCAGCTGATGGGCTATGAGCCGCCTACGGTCGTGCTTTACGAAAGCGGCACCAACACCGGCTGCGGCTATGGTCAGGCGGCCATGGGGCCCTTCTATTGCCCGTCCGACAGGACCGTCTATCTGGACCTGGGCTTCTGGCAGCAGATGCAGACCCAGCTGGGGGCCTCAGGGGCCGACTTCGCCAAGGCCTATGTGATCGCCCATGAGTTCGGCCATCACGTCCAGACCCTCACAGGCACGTCCGCCCAGGTCCGCTCGGCTCAGCAGCGGGCGTCCAGCCAGGCGGAGGGCAACCGCTATTCGGTGGCGCTGGAGCTTCAGGCCGACTGCTACGCGGGAGTGTGGGCCCGCAACGCTGCCGGCGTCTCGAACGGTCAGGTGGCATTGGAACCGGGTGATCTGGAGGAAGGCCTGCGGACCGCTTCGGCCATCGGCGACGACGCGATCCAGAGCCGCGGCGGCGGCCGGGTCTCGCCCGACAGCTTCACCCACGGGTCCTCCGAACAGCGGGTGGAATGGCTGAGACGCGGGTTTCAGTCCGGCGACCCGGCGACCTGCGACACCTTTGCCGGCCTTTAGAGGGCAGCGCTGGGCCCGGGCCTGAGCGCCCGGGTTTCCCCTGCGGCGTGACTTCAAGACCTCAAACCCTTCCTTAAGCGGCCCATGTCAGAGTGCGGCCATGTCGGGAATGGCAGAACCCGTCGTCAGAAGACGACTTAATCAGCAGGAGCTGGACGCGATCTGCGCCCGCCACGACCGCCTGTGGTCTGCACGGCCCGGCGGTGCCAGAGCGGTCTTTGCCTGGATGGATCTGTCCGGCCTGGACCTTCGCGGTCGCAATCTGGCCGATGCCGATTTCGCCGCTGCCTGCATGATCGGAACCGATCTGACGGGCGCGCGCCTGGACAACGCCACCTTTTTCGGAGCCGACATGCAGGACGCCGTCCTGGTGGATGCCCAGTTGCGCCGGGCCGATCTGAGAGGAGCCTGTCTGCGCGGCGCGGACCTGTCCGGGGCCGACCTTTTCGAGGCCGATCTGCGCGAAGGCACCATTGCCGCCGCCGATCCCCGTCTGGGCTTTCGCGTGGTCGAGGCACGGGCCCGCAACGCGACCCAGGCCCAGGGGGCCTGTCTGGCCGGAGCCAATCTCCAGAGATCCAAGATGACGGGCGTCGTCGCGGTCGCCGCCGATTTCACCGATGCGGTGATGAAGGATTGCAAGCTCGTCCGGGCCAATCTGAAGCAGGCGACATTCAAGGGGGCCGACCTTGCTGGCGCCGATCTGTCTGGAGCCGATCTGTCCGGAGCCGACATGCGCGATGCCGTGCTGGTCGGTGCCAACTGCACCCTGTGGCGGGCCGATGGGGCCAATATGGATGGGGCCCTGACGGACGATCGCTCGGGAGGATCCCCCTTGGGTCGCCTGCCGGCGGCCGACATGCTGAGGGACCATGCCACCTGGTGCGAAACGGGTGGGGCGGAAGGGCAGCCCTCCGTGTTCGATGGGGTGGACCTGAGGGCACTGAAATCCATCCGAGGGTTCAATCTGACGGCGCTTTCAGCACGTGGCGGCGTCTTCTACGGCCTGGATATGGAGGGGGTGCAGCTTCAGGGCGCGCATCTGGAAGGAGCGGACCTGCGGGCCTGCAACCTGCGCCGAGCCGATCTGCGCGGGGCGCGCCTGGCCGGGGCGCGACTGAACGGCGCCGACCTACGTCAGGCGCAGCTCGGTCCTCTGATGCTGTCGGCCGAGCGGCTGCTGCCCGCCGACATGAGCGGAGCCTGCCTGCGCGGTGCCGATCTGTCGGGGGCGGATCTGCGACAGGCCAACCTGAGCCGCGCGGAACTCAGCAAGGCCATTTTGCACGGCGCATCCCTGCGACACACCGACCTGACCGGCGCGATCGTGACCGGCGCACAGGGTCTGAACTCCTCAGAGGCAAGCCGATGAGTTTCCAGCGCCGCCCCCTCAGCCAGGGTGACCTCAATCTGTTTATTACCGCGCATGAGCGGTTCGCCGAGGGGCGGCCGGGCGGGCGGCGGCTGTCGTTGAAATTTGTGGACCTGCGCGGTCTGGACCTGTCCGGGCGCAATCTGGAAGAGGCCGATTTCAGCGGCTGCTCGCTGGAAGGCGCCCGTCTTTCCAGAGCCAGGCTGGCGCGAGCCGTGCTGTTCTGCTGCGACCTGAAGGCGGCCGATTTCACCGGGGCCGACCTGCGGCGCGCCGACCTTCGCGGGGCCTGCCTGCGCGGGGCCGACCTGCAGGACGCGGACCTGACCGGCGCCGACTTCCGCGAGGGCGTCATCGCCATCCCCCATGCCCAAAAGGGTCTGCAATCGGTCAAGCACGAAACTCGCCAGGGCGTCGCCGACGGGGCCCGCTTTGCCGGGGCGCGGCTGGATGAGGTGTCGTTCGACGGCTTCAGCGCGCAGAAGGCGGACTTCACCGACTGTTCAATGCGCGGCGCGCGCCTGACCGGAGCCAATCTGAAGGATGCCGACCTGTCGGGGGCCATGATGCAGGGCGCGGCCGTGGACGGGGCCAATCTGTCTGGCGCGAAGATGGTCGGAGCCGTTCTGACCGACGTCGCCCTGGAGACCGCCCGGGTCGAGCGCACCGATATGACCGGCAGCCTGCGCAACCCCGCCCCGGACGCGATCCAGAAGGCCAAGGCCCTGTTCGAACTGGCGCTGGACGCCAATGCCTGGGCCGAGAGCGGCGGGGTCCTCGGCCAGCCTGCCGTGTTCGACGGCGAGGACCTGCGCCCCCTGGCCGGAAAGCTGACGGGCCTCAAACTCTCGGCCATGAGCGCCAAGGGGGCCTGTCTTGTGGGGTTGGACCTTCGGGGTCTGGCCTTGCAGGGTGCCAATTTCGAGGGGGCGGACCTTCGCGGGGCCGACCTGCGCGGCGCGGATTTGCGCGGCGCGCGGATGGGCGGGGCCTTGCTGAACATGGCCGATCTGCGCGGGGCGATGATGAGTCCGCTGCCGCTGAGCGCAGGACGATCCATGGCGGTCGTCCTGACCGGCGCGATCCTGCGCTATGCCCGGCTGGACGACGCCGACTTGAGCGAAGCGCGGCTGGATCAGGCCGACCTGACCGGCGCCTCGATCAACCTGGCCCGCCTGGACGATGGGCAGAGAGCGGCAGTGGGGCTGGCCCCGATGGCGGCGAAAGCCGCCTAAACCCATCGCCGGTAGCGTTAACGTCATGTGATCCCGGCGGGAGGCTTCTGCCCTTGCCCGAGACGTACGGGCACACCTAAGTGCGACACAATGTCCGAACAGCGGACACCTCCGGGTGGAAACCAGCCATGACGCCGGCCGAACTGAGCATCGCCTTCTTTCTGCAGATGGCGGTGATCATCGCCACCTGCCGCCTGGTCGGCTGGGCGGCACACCGCTGGCTGGGTCAGCCCCAGGTTGTCGGCGAGATGATCGCGGGCGTCATCCTGGGCCCGTCGCTGTTCGGCCTGCTGGCCCCGCAGATCCAGGGCTTCATCTTTCCGCCGGAATCCAAGGCCGTGCTGTTCGTCGGGGCCCAGCTGGGTGTCGGCCTCTATATGTTCCTGGTCGGCCTGGGTTTCCGCAGCGACCACTTCAAGCAGAACGCCAAGAGCGCCTTTGCCGTGTCTCTGGCCGGCATGGCGGCCCCCTTCCTGGTGGCGGTGGCGCTGGGTCCGTGGCTGCTGAGCCAGGGCCTGTTCGGACAGGGGATCAACTCCACCCAGGCCATCCTGTTCACCGGGGCCTGTATCGCCATCACCGCCTTTCCCATGCTGGCGCGGATCATCCATGAGCGGGGCCTGAGCGCCTCGCCGCTGGGAGCCCTGTCGCTGTCGGCGGGGGCGATCGACGATGCCGCCGCCTGGTGCGTGCTGGCGGTCGTGCTGGCCACTTTCGGCGACGGTGCGCCCGTGGCGATCAAGGCGATCCTGGGCGGCATCGCCTTTGTCGTCTTCATGTTGACCGTTGCGCCGCGGCTGCTGGCCCCGCTAGGCCGCCGGGTCGAGCGCGAAGGCAAGGTGTCGATGGGGACCTTGGGGATCGTGCTGATCCTGTTCATGCTCAGCGCCTTTGCCATGGACTGGCTCGGCATCCACGCGGTGTTCGGCGGCTTCATCCTGGGCTGCGTCATGCCGCGCGGCGTGCTGAGCACCGAGGTTAAGAAACAGCTGGAGCCCTTCGCCGTGGTCGTTCTGCTGCCGATGTTCTTCACCTTTTCGGGGCTGAATACCCAGCTGACCCTGGTCAACAGTTTCGGTCTGCTGGGGGTGACGGCGATGGTGTTGATCGCCTCGATCGCGGCCAAGGGCCTGGCCTGCTATGGCGCGGCAAGGCTGACGGGTCAGGACAATGCTACGGCCATGGGCATCGGCGCCCTGATGAATGCGCGCGGCCTGATGGAGCTGATCATCATCAACATCGGCCTGCAACGCGGCATCATCGGACCGGCCCTATTCTCGATGCTGGTGCTGATGGCCATCGTCACCACCCTGATGGCCTCGCCCCTGTTCGAACTGGTCTACGGCCGGAAGGCCAGGGAGCGGGGCGATCTGGGCGCACTGCATGACGATCCGGACGATAGGGCCGCCTCGTCCAGGGCCGCAATCTGAAGGCAAGAAAAAGGGGCGACGCCTGGGCGCCGCCCCTCCTTCGTCAGTCAATCGCGCGATCGATCAGGCGGCCTTGTCGGCCTTGCCTTCGATCAGCGGGGTGGCTGTGGTCCCGATCTCGATCCGGCGCGGCTTCAGCGCCTCGGGCAGTTCGCGCTTCAGCGAGATCGACAGCAGGCCGTTGACCAGATTGGCCTCGGTCACGACCACATAGTCCGCCAGCTGGAACCGGCGTTCAAAGTCGCGCTCGGCCAGTCCGCGATGCAGATAGGTCCGCTCGGCACCATCGTCGTTGGCGGTTTTCCGCCCGGTGACGGTCAGCAGGTTTTCCTTGACCTCGAGGTTCAGTTCCTCGGGCTTGAACCCGGCGACCGCAATCTCGATCCGATAGGCGTTCTCGCCCGTCGTCTCGATGTTGTAGGGCGGCCAGCCATTCTCCTGGCTGGTGCGCGCGGCGCTTTCCAGCAATCCGGCCAGACGGTCGAAGCCGACGGCGGAACGGTACAGCGGGGTGAAATCATAAGTACGCATGGTCATCCTCCTGAGGGATCAGCAAGGTTGAGCCGCCCGGCGTTTTTCGCCCCGGACGGCGGTGGGAGGTCAGCCCGGCGGCCCGTCATGCGGCCCCGTCGGTCTGCAAGGGCCCGACATCGGCGCCCTCGAGCGCTGATTTGGGAAGCCATCCCGGGACGTCAAGGGGGCGCGTCGGTAACGTCACTTGCCCTCGGCGCGAACCCCATTAGGGTCTCGGCCTCAATCGGATCGACCTTCGGAGACACCCATGCGCCGGATCGCCCTCGCCACTGCCCTCGCCCTCTGCGGCGCCGTTGCCGCCCCGGCCGCCCTGGCCCAGGACCCGCACGCCGGTCACGGGGCCCGCGAAGGCCTGGCCATGCAGCCGCCCAGCCCCTCCGAGGACGCCGCCCTCACCGCCGCCATCGCCTCGACCACCCGCTCCGAGGCCGACCGCGCGCGCGACGTCTATCGTCACCCCTATGAGAGCCTGACGTTCTGGGGTCTGCGGCCCGGTCTGACCGTGGTGGAGATCGAGCCTGGCCGCGGGGGCTGGTGGACCGGTATCCTTCAACCCTATGCCGCCGCGACGGGCGGCACCTATGTCGCGGTCAATCGCCCGCTGGAGAGCATGGGCGTCGAGCCGGGTACGGCGGACATGGTCCTGACGGCCCGGGGCTTTCACAACTGGGCACGCGGCGGACGGACCGAGGCCTATCTGGCGGCCTTCTTTGCGGCCCTGAAGCCCGGCGGCATCCTGGCCGTCGAGCAGCATCGCTCCGTCGACGGACTGAATGTCGCGGACACGGCGCCGACCGGCTATGTGCCCGAGAGCTATGTCATCAAGGCGGCCCAGGCCGCAGGCTTCGTCCTGGACGGCCGCAGCGAGCTGAACGCCAACCCCGCTGACGACCGCGACCACCCGTTCGGCGTATGGACCCTGCCGCCGGTTCGGCGCGACAGCCAGGATGGCCGCACCCTCACGCCCGAGGAACGCGCCACCTATGACGCCATCGGCGAGAGCGACCGGATGACCCTGCGGTTCCGCAAGCCGGAATAAGGCGGTGGTTGGGCCTGGGGTTTTGACGACGCCCGTGAACGTGGTTAAGCCAGCCTCGGCCGGTTCGATCCGGTCGGGTCGGGGTCACGGTATGAGGAATGGGCATGGGTGATCCATCGGCGACCAAACCTCGCATCGGCACCGCCTTCCGCCCGGATCGGCGATCGGTGCTGCTGGGCGTGTCGGCGGCGGCGCTGGCCACCTTGTCCGGCTGCAATCGCAATGCTGCCGAGCCGGCGGACCCCGATGCCCCGGTCGGCCCGCCGAAGGGTTCGCTGGAGTGGGCTGTCCAGGGCCCTTGGCGCGCCCAGGATCGGATCCGCGACGAGGCCCGCCATCCGATGGAAACCCTGCGGTTCTTCGGCCTGCAGCCTCGGATGACGGTCGTCGACTTCTGGCCGGGCAGCGGCTGGTACACCGAGATCCTGGCCCCCTACCTGCACGAGGGCGAGGGCAAGTATTATGCGGCCGGCTTCGAGACGGGCCCCGGGTCCGATCCGGCCCAGACCGCGCTGATGAATGCGTTTCAGCAGCGCTTCGATGCGGACCGGCGCCTGTATGGCGAGATCGAGTTCACCGCCTTTGGCCCGACCAGCGGCCCTGTGGCCCCTGCCGGAACGGCCGATCTGGTGCTGTTCATGCGCAACATCCACGCCTGGATGGCGGCCGGGATCGCCGAAAAGGCCTTTGCCGACGCCTATGCGGCCCTGCGGCCCGGCGGCATTCTGGGAATCGAGCAGCACCGCCTGTCGCCCGAGGCCGATCAGGATCCGGCCGCGGCCAACGGCTATGTGCAGGAGGCGTTCGTCAAGCAGCTGGGGGCCGAGGCCGGCTTCATCTTCGTCGCGGCATCGGAAATCAACGCGAATGAAACGGATACCCGCGATCATCCGTTCGGCGTGGACTCCCTGCCGCCTACCCGTCGGTCGCAGGGGCCGGACCGCGTTCTGACGCCCGAGGAACGGGCAGCTCTGGATGCGATCGGCGAAAGTGACCGTATGACGTTGAAGTTCAGGAAGCCCGAGTGACACGAGCCGCCGCCTATGCCGCCAATGCGCCCTTGATGGGCGTTCCGGGCGCCGCTGCGCCTCCCGGAGGTCAGGGGGAATGGTTCCGTGGCGCCGGGGGCCTGCGCCTGCGCGCCGCCTTCTGGACGCCCTCGGCCCTGGTTGCCGCCAAGCCCCGCGGCACCGTGATCGTCAGCCCGGGACGGACCGAGCCGATCGAGAAATATTTCGAGGTGATCGGCAATTTCCTGGCGCGCGGCTTCTGCGTCCTGGCCCACGACTGGCGCGGCCAGGGCCTGTCGGCCCGGCTGCTGCCCGACCGCCTGAAAGGCCATGCCCGGGCGGTGGAAGAGTTTCTCGACGACCACGCCCGCCTGCTCGACGCCTTCGAGTCCCGCGCCCCCAAGCCGTGGATTTCGGTCGGCCATTCCATGGGCGGGGTGCTGAATCTGCTGTCGCTGGAAGCCGGAGAAAGCCGGATCGCCGGAGCCCTGCTCTCCAGCCCGATGCTGCGGGTCAAGACCGGCAAGCGGTCGATGTGGTCGGTCAAGCTGGCCGTGCGCTGGAACCTGCGTCACGGCAAGGGCGGCGACTATGTGCTGGACGATCCAGACGATCCCTTCGACCACACCTTCGAGAAGGACGCCCTGACGTCGGACGAAACTCGCTATGAGCTGTGGCGGCAGCAGCTCTATGCCTGTCCGCACCTTGCGGTCGGTGGGCCGACCTGGGGCTGGCTGGCCTTTGCCATCGACGCTGGCGAACGGGCGCTGAAGCCCAAGGCCCTGAAATCCGTGCGGATTCCGGTCTCGATCGTGCAGTCGGCAGAGGACGACCGGGTCTGGAAGCAGTCGGCCAAATGGGCGGCCCGCCGCCTGGGACGCGGCCGCTATGTCGAGGTGGCCGGTGCCCGCCACGAAGTCATCATGGAGGCCGACGACATGCGCGCCGTCTTCCTGGAAGAGTTCGACGCCATGGCCGACTACATCTCGCCGCAACAGGACCTGTCGCCGGTGGCCACTTCCGTTTCCGAAGTCGCCTGACGACACCGCAGACGGTTGCACCTGCGAAGAGGGCGCGCCTATAAGCCACCCACGATTTTTCACTCGTAGCGGCGGGCCCTTCCCATGAACATCCACGAATACCAGGCCAAGCAGGTTCTGAAGAGCTTCGGCGCGCCGGTTGCCGAAGGGGTCGCCATCACCTCGGTCGATCAGGCCGAGGCTGCGGCCCGCCAGCTGCCGGGACCGCTCTATGTCGTGAAATCCCAGATCCACGCGGGCGGCCGCGGCAAGGGCTTCTTCAAGGAGCTGACGCCCGAGGCCAAGGGCGGCGTGCGCCTGGCCTTCTCGATCGAGGACGTGGTCAAGCATGCCAAGGAAATGCTGGGCAACACCCTGGTGACCGCCCAGACGGGCGAACAGGGCAAGCAGGTCAACCGGCTCTACATCGAGGACGGGGCCGATATTGACCGCGAACTTTACTGCTCGCTGCTGGTCGACCGCGCCCACGGCCGCATCGCCTATGTGATTTCGACCGAAGGCGGCATGGATATCGAGGCCGTCGCCCACGACACGCCCGAGAAGATCCAGACCATCGTCATCGACCCGGAAACGGGCGTGACCGACGCCGATGTCGCCGCCATCAACGCCGCCTACGGCCTGACCGGCGCGGCGGCCGAGGACGGCAAGTCGCTGTTCCCCATCCTGTACAAAGCCTTTGTCGAGAAGGACATGGCGATGCTGGAGGTGAACCCTCTGATCGTCATGAAGAACGGCCACCTGCGCGTCCTGGACGCCAAGGTCAGCTTCGACGGCAACGCCCTGTTCCGCCACGAGGACATCAAGGCGCTGCGCGACGAAACCGAGGAAGACGCCAAGGAGATCGAAGCGTCTGAGTGGGACCTGGCCTATGTCGCCCTGGACGGCAACATCGGCTGCATGGTCAACGGCGCGGGCCTGGCCATGGCGACGATGGACATCATCAAGCTGTACGGCAAGGAACCCGCCAACTTCTGTGACGTCGGCGGCGGTGCCGGCAAGGAGAAGGTCGCGGCGGCCTTCAAGATCATTACGGCCGACCCGAACGTCCGGGGCATCCTGGTCAACATCTTCGGCGGCATCATGAAGTGCGACGTGATCGCCGAAGGCGTCGTCGCCGCCGTGAAGGAAGTGGGCCTGAAGGTGCCGCTGGTCGTCCGCCTGGAAGGCACCAATGTCGAGCTGGGCAAGAAGATTTTGAACGAAAGCGGCCTGGCCATCACCTCCGCCGACGACCTGGACGACGCCGCGCAGAAGATCGTGAAGGCGGTGGGCTAATCACGCTCCGGCCAAGGTAGCGAGCTCCGGGAACGCCTGATAGAACAGTTGCATGGTCGGCATGTCCGCCGACGATGGGGTGTAGCATGTTCAAGTTTCTGGCGATCCCGGCGGTCGCGGTCTCCCTGCTGGCGGTTCCGGCCCAGGCGCAGGAGACCTCGGTTCTGTTCGGCCATTTCAAGACGCTGTGCGGCGACGGTGCAGGCGACAGCCAGCGCGCCCTGGTTCAGGCCGAGGCCGCAGGCTGGGCCAAGATTCCGTCCGAGCTGTTCACCAGCGACCCCCAGAATCCCTTTGAAAACGTCACGGCTATGATGAATGCCGAGGACAACGGCGACCTCAGCATCCTGATGGTCGGCTCCATGTCCGAAAGCGTCGGCCCCGGTGCCAGCGAGATGGACATGACCGTCTGTGCCGTCATGGGCGGGAACTTCGAGACCAATACGGCGGTGAAGCCCGACCCGCGCCCGTTCGTTCAACGCTGGCTGAACATGGACACCCATCCCTCGCTGAACGACCAAGGCATGATGGGCTATGCCTTCAATCGCGACGGCACCCGCCTGACCGCCATCCGGCCGACCGAGGCGGCCATGACCC
The genomic region above belongs to Brevundimonas vitisensis and contains:
- the sucC gene encoding ADP-forming succinate--CoA ligase subunit beta; the protein is MNIHEYQAKQVLKSFGAPVAEGVAITSVDQAEAAARQLPGPLYVVKSQIHAGGRGKGFFKELTPEAKGGVRLAFSIEDVVKHAKEMLGNTLVTAQTGEQGKQVNRLYIEDGADIDRELYCSLLVDRAHGRIAYVISTEGGMDIEAVAHDTPEKIQTIVIDPETGVTDADVAAINAAYGLTGAAAEDGKSLFPILYKAFVEKDMAMLEVNPLIVMKNGHLRVLDAKVSFDGNALFRHEDIKALRDETEEDAKEIEASEWDLAYVALDGNIGCMVNGAGLAMATMDIIKLYGKEPANFCDVGGGAGKEKVAAAFKIITADPNVRGILVNIFGGIMKCDVIAEGVVAAVKEVGLKVPLVVRLEGTNVELGKKILNESGLAITSADDLDDAAQKIVKAVG
- a CDS encoding Hsp20 family protein, with the translated sequence MRTYDFTPLYRSAVGFDRLAGLLESAARTSQENGWPPYNIETTGENAYRIEIAVAGFKPEELNLEVKENLLTVTGRKTANDDGAERTYLHRGLAERDFERRFQLADYVVVTEANLVNGLLSISLKRELPEALKPRRIEIGTTATPLIEGKADKAA
- a CDS encoding cation:proton antiporter — protein: MTPAELSIAFFLQMAVIIATCRLVGWAAHRWLGQPQVVGEMIAGVILGPSLFGLLAPQIQGFIFPPESKAVLFVGAQLGVGLYMFLVGLGFRSDHFKQNAKSAFAVSLAGMAAPFLVAVALGPWLLSQGLFGQGINSTQAILFTGACIAITAFPMLARIIHERGLSASPLGALSLSAGAIDDAAAWCVLAVVLATFGDGAPVAIKAILGGIAFVVFMLTVAPRLLAPLGRRVEREGKVSMGTLGIVLILFMLSAFAMDWLGIHAVFGGFILGCVMPRGVLSTEVKKQLEPFAVVVLLPMFFTFSGLNTQLTLVNSFGLLGVTAMVLIASIAAKGLACYGAARLTGQDNATAMGIGALMNARGLMELIIINIGLQRGIIGPALFSMLVLMAIVTTLMASPLFELVYGRKARERGDLGALHDDPDDRAASSRAAI
- a CDS encoding class I SAM-dependent methyltransferase; protein product: MGDPSATKPRIGTAFRPDRRSVLLGVSAAALATLSGCNRNAAEPADPDAPVGPPKGSLEWAVQGPWRAQDRIRDEARHPMETLRFFGLQPRMTVVDFWPGSGWYTEILAPYLHEGEGKYYAAGFETGPGSDPAQTALMNAFQQRFDADRRLYGEIEFTAFGPTSGPVAPAGTADLVLFMRNIHAWMAAGIAEKAFADAYAALRPGGILGIEQHRLSPEADQDPAAANGYVQEAFVKQLGAEAGFIFVAASEINANETDTRDHPFGVDSLPPTRRSQGPDRVLTPEERAALDAIGESDRMTLKFRKPE
- a CDS encoding pentapeptide repeat-containing protein, giving the protein MSGMAEPVVRRRLNQQELDAICARHDRLWSARPGGARAVFAWMDLSGLDLRGRNLADADFAAACMIGTDLTGARLDNATFFGADMQDAVLVDAQLRRADLRGACLRGADLSGADLFEADLREGTIAAADPRLGFRVVEARARNATQAQGACLAGANLQRSKMTGVVAVAADFTDAVMKDCKLVRANLKQATFKGADLAGADLSGADLSGADMRDAVLVGANCTLWRADGANMDGALTDDRSGGSPLGRLPAADMLRDHATWCETGGAEGQPSVFDGVDLRALKSIRGFNLTALSARGGVFYGLDMEGVQLQGAHLEGADLRACNLRRADLRGARLAGARLNGADLRQAQLGPLMLSAERLLPADMSGACLRGADLSGADLRQANLSRAELSKAILHGASLRHTDLTGAIVTGAQGLNSSEASR
- a CDS encoding pentapeptide repeat-containing protein codes for the protein MSFQRRPLSQGDLNLFITAHERFAEGRPGGRRLSLKFVDLRGLDLSGRNLEEADFSGCSLEGARLSRARLARAVLFCCDLKAADFTGADLRRADLRGACLRGADLQDADLTGADFREGVIAIPHAQKGLQSVKHETRQGVADGARFAGARLDEVSFDGFSAQKADFTDCSMRGARLTGANLKDADLSGAMMQGAAVDGANLSGAKMVGAVLTDVALETARVERTDMTGSLRNPAPDAIQKAKALFELALDANAWAESGGVLGQPAVFDGEDLRPLAGKLTGLKLSAMSAKGACLVGLDLRGLALQGANFEGADLRGADLRGADLRGARMGGALLNMADLRGAMMSPLPLSAGRSMAVVLTGAILRYARLDDADLSEARLDQADLTGASINLARLDDGQRAAVGLAPMAAKAA
- the ypfJ gene encoding KPN_02809 family neutral zinc metallopeptidase, whose amino-acid sequence is MKWQGGRRGGGGISDRRGMGGGALAGGGLGVGVLAILGYLFFGIDPSTTTQLASQFGGVGSSEAGVEGTPQDQAGQFVDVIGGNINDVWTAQLMGYEPPTVVLYESGTNTGCGYGQAAMGPFYCPSDRTVYLDLGFWQQMQTQLGASGADFAKAYVIAHEFGHHVQTLTGTSAQVRSAQQRASSQAEGNRYSVALELQADCYAGVWARNAAGVSNGQVALEPGDLEEGLRTASAIGDDAIQSRGGGRVSPDSFTHGSSEQRVEWLRRGFQSGDPATCDTFAGL
- a CDS encoding alpha/beta fold hydrolase, translated to MTRAAAYAANAPLMGVPGAAAPPGGQGEWFRGAGGLRLRAAFWTPSALVAAKPRGTVIVSPGRTEPIEKYFEVIGNFLARGFCVLAHDWRGQGLSARLLPDRLKGHARAVEEFLDDHARLLDAFESRAPKPWISVGHSMGGVLNLLSLEAGESRIAGALLSSPMLRVKTGKRSMWSVKLAVRWNLRHGKGGDYVLDDPDDPFDHTFEKDALTSDETRYELWRQQLYACPHLAVGGPTWGWLAFAIDAGERALKPKALKSVRIPVSIVQSAEDDRVWKQSAKWAARRLGRGRYVEVAGARHEVIMEADDMRAVFLEEFDAMADYISPQQDLSPVATSVSEVA
- a CDS encoding class I SAM-dependent methyltransferase, with product MRRIALATALALCGAVAAPAALAQDPHAGHGAREGLAMQPPSPSEDAALTAAIASTTRSEADRARDVYRHPYESLTFWGLRPGLTVVEIEPGRGGWWTGILQPYAAATGGTYVAVNRPLESMGVEPGTADMVLTARGFHNWARGGRTEAYLAAFFAALKPGGILAVEQHRSVDGLNVADTAPTGYVPESYVIKAAQAAGFVLDGRSELNANPADDRDHPFGVWTLPPVRRDSQDGRTLTPEERATYDAIGESDRMTLRFRKPE